From the genome of Papaver somniferum cultivar HN1 chromosome 2, ASM357369v1, whole genome shotgun sequence, one region includes:
- the LOC113349184 gene encoding uncharacterized protein LOC113349184 isoform X2 translates to METVKMEEFTSGASGRIIHLFRNIKRSVLSITSLIRFFIFIQSFFLWFLLLLPRRRNSPPLKKKKWVFIRRRKFEDEQDALRRRELADKLQTGDGGVVSTTSLFFGSRLNALFSRSWFPVSGDIKGIVIVIHGLNEHSGRYAQFATQLTSSNFGVHAIDWIGHGGSDGLHGYVPSLDHVVADTGAFLAKIKSENPAVPIFLFGHSTGGAVVLKATSYPHIKGMVEGIILTSPALRVKPAHPIVGAVAPLFSLVAPRYQFKGANKRGIPVSRDPAALVAKYSDPLVYTGPIRVRTGHEILRISSYLMRNIKSVTVPFLVLHGTADKVTDPLASQDLYNEASSPFKDIKLYDGFLHDLLFEPEREEIGQDIISWMEKRIEANYMNLEQVQDDLW, encoded by the exons CAGGTGCAAGTGGAAGAATTATTCATCTATTCAGAAACATTAAAAGATCCGTCCTTTCGATAACATCTTTAATCcgtttcttcatttttattcaaTCATTTTTTCTTTGGTTTCTCCTCCTTTTGCCTCGAAGAAGAAATTCGCCtccgttgaagaagaagaaatgggtttTTATTAGGAGGAGGAAATTTGAAGATGAACAGGATGCTTTGAGGAGAAGAGAATTAGCTGATAAATTACAGACTGGTGATGGCGGTGTTGTTTCTACTACTTCTTTGTTCTTTGGTTCTAGATTGAATGCTTTGTTCTCTCGCTCTTGGTTTCCTGTTTCTGGAGATATCAA GGGTATTGTCATCGTTATACACGGGCTTAACGAACACAG TGGAAGATATGCTCAGTTCGCCACACAACTGACTTCATCCAACTTTGGGGTCCATGCAATTGATTGGATTG GCCATGGCGGAAGTGACGGATTACATGGCTATGTTCCTTCACTTGATCATGTTGTTGCTGACACA GGTGCATTTTTAGCGAAAATTAAATCTGAAAATCCTGCAGTACCAATCTTCCTCTTTGGTCACTCTACTGGAGGGGCTGTTGTTTTAAAG GCGACTTCGTATCCACACATCAAAGGAATGGTGGAAGGAATCATACTGACCTCACCAGCACTGCGAGTCAAGCCAGCTCATCCAATAGTTGGG GCTGTAGCACCTCTATTTTCTCTTGTTGCACCGAGGTATCAGTTCAAAGGCGCTAATAAGAGGGGAATTCCAGTATCAAGGGATCCTGCTGCTTTGGTGGCGAAGTATTCCGACCCGTTGGTCTACACTGGACCAATTAGGGTTCGTACAGGTCATGAAATTCTTCGCATCTCTTCTTACTTGATGAGGAACATTAAGTCTGTGACTGTACCATTCTTGGTTCTCCACGGAACTGCTGATAAGGTCACAGATCCTCTTGCCTCGCAGGATCTTTACAATGAAGCTTCGTCACCTTTCAAGGACATAAAACTCTATGATGGATTCTTACATGATCTTCTCTTTGAACCCGAACGTGAAGAAATCGGTCAAGATATCATCTCCTGGATGGAGAAGAGAATCGAAGCTAACTACATGAATCTGGAACAG GTCCAAGATGATTTGTGGTAA
- the LOC113349184 gene encoding uncharacterized protein LOC113349184 isoform X1 produces the protein METVKMEEFTSGASGRIIHLFRNIKRSVLSITSLIRFFIFIQSFFLWFLLLLPRRRNSPPLKKKKWVFIRRRKFEDEQDALRRRELADKLQTGDGGVVSTTSLFFGSRLNALFSRSWFPVSGDIKGIVIVIHGLNEHSGRYAQFATQLTSSNFGVHAIDWIGHGGSDGLHGYVPSLDHVVADTGAFLAKIKSENPAVPIFLFGHSTGGAVVLKATSYPHIKGMVEGIILTSPALRVKPAHPIVGAVAPLFSLVAPRYQFKGANKRGIPVSRDPAALVAKYSDPLVYTGPIRVRTGHEILRISSYLMRNIKSVTVPFLVLHGTADKVTDPLASQDLYNEASSPFKDIKLYDGFLHDLLFEPEREEIGQDIISWMEKRIEANYMNLEQREQVQDDLW, from the exons CAGGTGCAAGTGGAAGAATTATTCATCTATTCAGAAACATTAAAAGATCCGTCCTTTCGATAACATCTTTAATCcgtttcttcatttttattcaaTCATTTTTTCTTTGGTTTCTCCTCCTTTTGCCTCGAAGAAGAAATTCGCCtccgttgaagaagaagaaatgggtttTTATTAGGAGGAGGAAATTTGAAGATGAACAGGATGCTTTGAGGAGAAGAGAATTAGCTGATAAATTACAGACTGGTGATGGCGGTGTTGTTTCTACTACTTCTTTGTTCTTTGGTTCTAGATTGAATGCTTTGTTCTCTCGCTCTTGGTTTCCTGTTTCTGGAGATATCAA GGGTATTGTCATCGTTATACACGGGCTTAACGAACACAG TGGAAGATATGCTCAGTTCGCCACACAACTGACTTCATCCAACTTTGGGGTCCATGCAATTGATTGGATTG GCCATGGCGGAAGTGACGGATTACATGGCTATGTTCCTTCACTTGATCATGTTGTTGCTGACACA GGTGCATTTTTAGCGAAAATTAAATCTGAAAATCCTGCAGTACCAATCTTCCTCTTTGGTCACTCTACTGGAGGGGCTGTTGTTTTAAAG GCGACTTCGTATCCACACATCAAAGGAATGGTGGAAGGAATCATACTGACCTCACCAGCACTGCGAGTCAAGCCAGCTCATCCAATAGTTGGG GCTGTAGCACCTCTATTTTCTCTTGTTGCACCGAGGTATCAGTTCAAAGGCGCTAATAAGAGGGGAATTCCAGTATCAAGGGATCCTGCTGCTTTGGTGGCGAAGTATTCCGACCCGTTGGTCTACACTGGACCAATTAGGGTTCGTACAGGTCATGAAATTCTTCGCATCTCTTCTTACTTGATGAGGAACATTAAGTCTGTGACTGTACCATTCTTGGTTCTCCACGGAACTGCTGATAAGGTCACAGATCCTCTTGCCTCGCAGGATCTTTACAATGAAGCTTCGTCACCTTTCAAGGACATAAAACTCTATGATGGATTCTTACATGATCTTCTCTTTGAACCCGAACGTGAAGAAATCGGTCAAGATATCATCTCCTGGATGGAGAAGAGAATCGAAGCTAACTACATGAATCTGGAACAG CGTGAGCAGGTCCAAGATGATTTGTGGTAA
- the LOC113353986 gene encoding lachrymatory-factor synthase-like, whose amino-acid sequence MAQETAEEQKWKGKATTNLKDITAEEVWPFFEDFLSIHKWLPGVDACSLVEGVSGEPGCVRYCTGTAVPTDGSDESVISWVKEKLLSIDPVEKCISYEVIEGNVGFESYIATIKISSGSEDTQENGQSGSMIEWGYIVNPIPGWKSEDLASYIDTILHTMVKRMEEALLQAKS is encoded by the coding sequence ATGGCACaggaaacagctgaagaacaGAAATGGAAGGGGAAGGCAACTACCAATCTAAAAGACATAACAGCGGAAGAAGTATGGCCGTTCTTTGAAGATTTCCTCAGTATACATAAGTGGTTACCAGGAGTTGACGCATGTAGTTTAGTCGAAGGCGTATCTGGAGAACCAGGTTGTGTCCGGTACTGTACTGGCACTGCCGTTCCAACAGACGGCAGTGATGAATCAGTGATTAGTTGGGTGAAGGAGAAGTTATTGTCTATTGATCCGGTCGAAAAGTGCATTAGTTACGAAGTAATCGAAGGGAACGTTGGGTTTGAATCATACATAGCAACCATCAAGATTTCCTCCGGCTCTGAGGATACTCAAGAGAATGGTCAAAGCGGGTCAATGATTGAGTGGGGATATATTGTTAATCCGATCCCGGGGTGGAAATCTGAGGATTTGGCTTCTTATATTGATACTATTTTGCATACCATGGTTAAGAGAATGGAAGAAGCACTGCTTCAGGCTAAGTCGTAG
- the LOC113353987 gene encoding lachrymatory-factor synthase-like translates to MEVTSESKWEGKVRAKLEGPKADQVWTILHDFFNLHKWFPSLSTCYGIEGISSQPGCIRYCAGSSIPASSSNNGCDGDVTVTNWSTERLVDIDSVRRSITYEIVDCNIGFKTYVSTMKVVPRDGENDEEKGCWIEWSFVVNPIQGWELETLISKFDSGLQGMASKIEETLNKESDVPSQSV, encoded by the coding sequence ATGGAGGTTACATCAGAATCAAAGTGGGAAGGCAAAGTACGAGCAAAACTAGAAGGACCGAAAGCAGATCAAGTATGGACAATTTTACATGATTTTTTCAACTTACATAAATGGTTCCCCTCTCTCAGTACTTGCTATGGAATTGAAGGTATTTCAAGCCAACCCGGTTGTATCCGTTATTGTGCAGGGTCGAGTATTCCGGCATCATCATCCAATAATGGTTGTGATGGTGATGTTACGGTAACCAATTGGTCGACGGAGAGATTAGTTGATATTGACTCAGTTCGACGGAGTATAACGTATGAGATTGTAGATTGTAATATTGGGTTCAAGACTTATGTTTCCACCATGAAAGTTGTACCTCGTGATGGTGAAAATGATGAAGAGAAAGGTTGTTGGATTGAATGGTCATTCGTTGTTAACCCAATTCAAGGGTGGGAACTAGAAACTTTGATATCTAAGTTTGATTCTGGTTTGCAAGGCATGGCATCAAAGATCGAAGAAACTCTTAACAAGGAAAGTGATGTCCCATCTCAAAGTGTTTAA
- the LOC113353988 gene encoding high mobility group nucleosome-binding domain-containing protein 5-like, with protein sequence MMFQQSGGRGQRPKGFRVKRALQFGLLLAVCIWVFYKLQHFNKKASSNVDSAERRISEVSQTVELGRKGKAGTNAGIVEVFRDRNGPSGVEDIGEREEVGADGNNDLDKNVVEVNEDLMGSVVSGEGENEEEIETQEGDSQRSGDPIDVKDENVEFSDTNEKDMNEDNADENVMNHDKEVDEKELNKDENEAIGADIGEKETEKELNRREEDSEGNEIDNRDERMDLSSQDGSVDKMQIQPSQRETTSAADASKTEDGVDSFQDFNGIPPDGLQLVKSSPNADEADEPNASSDQETIPSSDNETSHGEDTTIYEDIDKSSELDGGVDDEVQFSKKVTDSENNEGSDPLQELISLSRTTEPANEPSNTNIADA encoded by the coding sequence ATGATGTTTCAGCAGTCTGGTGGCCGGGGTCAAAGACCCAAAGGGTTTAGAGTTAAACGGGCATTGCAATTTGGTTTACTCTTGGCAGTTTGTATATGGGTATTTTATAAACTTCAGCACTTTAATAAGAAAGCGTCAAGTAATGTTGACAGTGCAGAAAGGAGGATAAGTGAAGTGTCCCAGACAGTAGAATTGGGACGTAAGGGGAAGGCCGGAACTAATGCTGGCATTGTGGAAGTGTTCAGAGATAGGAATGGTCCGAGTGGAGTTGAGGATATTGGTGAAAGGGAAGAAGTTGGAGCAGATGGAAATAATGACTTAGATAAGAATGTTGTTGAGGTAAACGAAGATTTGATGGGAAGTGTGGTAAGCGGTGAAGGAGAGAATGAAGAGGAAATTGAAACGCAAGAAGGGGATTCACAAAGAAGTGGAGATCCTATTGATGTTAAAGATGAGAATGTAGAGTTTTCGGATACGAATGAGAAAGATATGAATGAAGATAATGCAGATGAAAATGTCATGAATCATGACAAAGAAGTGGATGAAAAGGAATTGAACAAAGATGAAAATGAAGCTATAGGTGCTGACATTGGTGAGAAAGAAACTGAAAAGGAGCTGAACAGAcgagaagaagattctgaaggaaatgaaattgatAATAGAGATGAAAGAATGGATTTAAGTAGCCAGGATGGCTCGGTCGATAAGATGCAAATACAGCCTTCTCAAAGGGAGACAACAAGTGCTGCTGATGCGAGTAAAACGGAAGACGGCGTTGATAGTTTTCAAGATTTCAATGGAATTCCACCAGatggtcttcaacttgtaaaatctTCTCCCAATGCGGATGAAGCAGACGAGCCTAATGCAAGTTCTGATCAAGAAACCATTCCAAGTTCAGATAATGAGACTAGTCATGGTGAAGATACAACAATATATGAGGACATTGATAAATCATCTGAATTGGATGGTGGAGTTGATGACGAGGTGCAATTTAGCAAGAAAGTGACTGATTCAGAAAACAATGAAGGCAGTGATCCACTCCAGGAACTTATATCTCTCAGTAGGACTACCGAACCCGCAAATGAACCCTCGAACACAAACATCGCCGATGCATGA